TCTACTTCTGCTCCACCTCTCTGTAATTCTTCACCACTGCTTTCATCGTCATCTTCACCACCACTAACTTCATCTTCCTCAAGGTTCATCATTCTTGCATCTGCTGCCTCTAAATATCCTTCTTGCTCTACAGGCAAGGCAGCAACAGGTTCATTAGATGATGTGCAAACAGCTGGCTTTGCACAGCTGACTGTCTCCTGAGAAGGCTGATGAATCCTGCACGACCAGTCTGGGATACTTTGAGGACTTTTATGCACACATGAACTGAATGTTGACACGTTTCTGAGGTCAGCAGAACCAAAAGGAAAAGCAGTCTTGTTTTTCGTGCCACACCCTTGACATGTGTGACAAAGTTCAAAGAAAGTTCTCCCAGCTGAAGACTCTGCAGGCAGCTCAACTCCTGATCTGTCTCTGCTGACTTCACATGGAGATTCTGCACTTCCAGCATCATGGCTTAGTCCAAGTGGCTGCCCTTGAAACCAAAGACTCAGTTTGTGCATAGGCAGCAACACTTCTGCTGATGTGTTCTTCTTGAGTATCAGCTCCACCTTTCCATGGTCAATCTGTTATAAGGGTAGCAATTAATACCTCCTTCTGCACCCTGTTCCAAAACTGTGGGAAGATTAATGCATTCCCTGAAACTGGAAAATATTCCTGATAgacttctcctttcttttgttcttccaGAGAAATAGCTGCAGGAGTTTTAAATAAAGCCTCTCTGCCCTGTACCTTTTCTCCTGATAGTAACTCATCTGCAAAATTATTGACATGCAAATTATCATGCAATCCACATAAATGTGTATCTGAAATTACAATCTGTTTAGGATAAATATGATCTATGGTGTATAttcaaaacacaaaagcaatgAGAAACCaattttttctctgtatttatcAGACaggttttcattttaaaaaaatgatattatttCAAAGGATG
The sequence above is a segment of the Pomacea canaliculata isolate SZHN2017 linkage group LG6, ASM307304v1, whole genome shotgun sequence genome. Coding sequences within it:
- the LOC112565593 gene encoding uncharacterized protein LOC112565593 isoform X1 gives rise to the protein MHKLSLWFQGQPLGLSHDAGSAESPCEVSRDRSGVELPAESSAGRTFFELCHTCQGCGTKNKTAFPFGSADLRNVSTFSSCVHKSPQSIPDWSCRIHQPSQETVSCAKPAVCTSSNEPVAALPVEQEGYLEAADARMMNLEEDEVSGGEDDDESSGEELQRGGAEVDIDRDDEDNGEDVMIVDLRAERLQRMCMHCSRHAREVQVLPCNHYNLCRACVQCSYFWRSHFHSEGNAPFCLQCNQHIDAMVYQPLVYGHMRRVLRCRCGTMRRGG